The Daucus carota subsp. sativus chromosome 2, DH1 v3.0, whole genome shotgun sequence genome includes a window with the following:
- the LOC108205630 gene encoding chloroplast stem-loop binding protein of 41 kDa b, chloroplastic, whose translation MATLVMMQHKVQPSFSLLTSSLSDFNGTKLTSSLQYKRKVCQPKGALHVTASSAKKILIMGGTRFIGIFLSRLLVKEGHQVTLFTRGKAPITQNLPGESEADYEAFKSKISHLKGDRKDFDFVRTSLAAEGFDVVYDINGREADEVEPILDALPNLEQYIYCSSAGVYLKSDLLPHVECDAVDPKSRHKGKLNTEALLQSRDANWTSIRPVYIYGPLNYNPIEEWFFHRLKAGRPIPIPGSGMQITQLGHVEDLAKAFVEVLCNEKAMKQIFNISGAKYVTFDGLARACAKAGGFPEPELVHYNAKEFDFGKKKAFPFRDQHFFTSVEKAKSVLGLIPDYGLVEGLTRSYELDFGRGGFRKEADFTTDDMILGKNLVLQT comes from the exons ATGGCAACCTTGGTGATGATGCAGCACAAAGTACAGCCTTCTTTCTCTCTTCTCACTTCATCTCTCTCTGACTTCAATGGCACCAAGTTGACTTCATCACTTCag TATAAGCGCAAAGTGTGCCAGCCTAAAGGAGCATTGCATGTCACAGCATCAAGTGCCAAAAAGATCCTTATAATGGGAGGCACTCGATTTATTGGCATCTTTTTATCCAGGCTTCTGGTCAAAGAGGGCCATCAG GTGACTCTATTCACTAGAGGGAAGGCACCCATCACGCAGAACTTGCCTGGTGAATCAGAGGCAGATTACGAGGCTTTCAAATCCAAG ATATCTCACTTGAAAGGAGATCGgaaggattttgattttgtgagaACTAGTCTTGCTGCAGAAGGCTTTGATGTTGTTTATGACATTAATG GACGTGAGGCAGATGAAGTAGAGCCCATATTGGATGCATTACCAAATTTAGAACA GTACATATATTGCTCTTCAGCTGGTGTCTACCTTAAATCTGATCTTTTACCCCATGTTGAG tGTGATGCAGTTGACCCAAAGAGCAGGCACAAGGGAAAGCTCAACACAGAAGCCTTGCTACAATCCAGAGATGCTAACTGGACCTCCATAAGGCCAGTTTATATTTATGGGCCATTGAATTACAACCCTATTGAAGAGTGGTTTTTTCATCGATTAAAAGCTGGTCGCCCAATCCCCATTCCTGGCTCAGGGATGCAAATAACACAACTTGGTCATGTAGAG GACTTAGCAAAGGCTTTCGTTGAGGTACTTTGTAATGAAAAAGCGATGAAACAAATATTCAACATATCTGGGGCGAAGTATGTTACATTTGATGGATTAGCAAGAGCATGTGCCAAG GCTGGTGGATTCCCTGAGCCCGAACTTGTTCACTACAATGCCAAAGAATTCGATTTTGGTAAAAAGAAAGCTTTTCCATTCCGTGACCAG CATTTCTTCACCTCAGTTGAAAAAGCGAAGAGTGTGCTTGGACTGATCCCAGACTATGGTCTGGTAGAAGGTTTGACACGGTCCTATGAACTAGATTTCGGCAGGGGAGGGTTCAGAAAAGAAGCTGATTTCACCACAGATGACATGATTCTTGGCAAAAATCTAGTTCTTCAAACCTAG